A segment of the Pseudomonadota bacterium genome:
AGCTAGCCAGAACCGCCGCGACAACACGCGTACGATCGCCGCGCCGCGCGGCCCGGACATCAGCGCCAAGAGCTGGCTGACCGAAGCACCCCTGCGCATGCTGATGAACAACCTGGATGCCGAGGTCGCCGAGAAACCAGAGGAGCTGGTCGTCTATGGCGGCATCGGGCGCGCCGCGCGCAACTGGGCCTGTTTCGACCGCATCGTCGCCACCTTGCGCGAGCTCGACGAGGACGAGACGCTGCTGGTCCAGTCCGGCAAGCCGGTCGGTGTCTTTCGCACCCACAAGGATGCGCCTCGCGTCCTGATCGCCAACTCCAACATGGTCGCGCACTGGTCGGACTGGGACCATTTCCACGAACTCGACCGCGCCGGCCTCATGATGTACGGCCAGATGACCGCGGGGTCGTGGATCTATATCGGCAGCCAGGGCATCGTCCAGGGCACCTATGAGACCTTTGTCGAGGTCGGGCGCCAGCATTACGCCGGCGATCTCTCCGGCCGCTGGATTCTGACCGGCGGCTTGGGCGGCATGGGCGGCGCGCAGCCCTTGGCCGCGACCATGGCCGGGGCCTCGATGCTGGCCGTCGAGTGCCAGCCATCGCGCATCGAGATGCGGCTGAAGACCGGTTACCTCGACAAAAGCACGGACAATCTGGATGACGCGCTCGCGATGATCGAGGAGGCGACGTCGAAGAAGCAAGCCGTCTCGATCGGCCTGCTCGGCAACGCGGCGGAGATCTTCCCGGAGCTGGTCAAACGCGGCGCCCATCCCGATGTCGTCACCGACCAGACGAGCGCCCACGATCCGCTGAACGGCTATCTGCCGGCCGGCTGGTCGCTCGCCGAGTGGGACGAGCGGCGCGAGAGCGATCCGGACGGTACGGTGAAGGCGGCAAAGGAATCGATGGCGGTGCAGGTCCAGGCCATGCTCGACTTCTGGAACGCCGGCGTGCCGACGTTGGATTACGGCAACAACATCCGCCAGATGGCGCAGGAGATGGGCGTCGAGCACGCCTTCGACTTCCCGGGTTTCGTGCCGGCCTATATCCGGCCGTTGTTCTGCCGCGGCGTCGGCCCGTTCCGATGGGCCGCGCTCTCCGGCGACCCCGAAGACATCTACGCCACCGACGCCAAGGTGAAGGAGCTGATCCCCGACGATAAACACCTGCACACCTGGCTCGACATGGCGAGAGAGCGCATCCACTTCCAAGGACTGCCGTCGCGCATCTGCTGGGTCGGGCTGGGCCAGCGCGATAAACTGGGTCTTGCGTTCAACGAGATGGTGCGTACCGGAGAGTTGAAGGCGCCGATCGTCATCGGCCGCGACCATCTGGACTCTGGCTCGGTTGCCAGCCCCAACCGCGAGACCGAATCCATGAAGGACGGTTCGGATGCGATCGCTGACTGGCCGCTCTTGAACGCGCTGTTGAACACTGCGTCGGGCGCGACCTGGGTGTCGATCCATCACGGCGGCGGCGTCGGCATTGGCTTCTCGCAACACGCCGGCATGGTGATCTGCTGCGACGGCAGTGAGGACGCCGACCGGCGCATCGCGCGCGTGCTCTGGAACGATCCCGCCAGCGGCGTCATGCGCCACGCCGATGCCGGTTACGAGATCGCCATCGAGTGCGCCGCCGAACACCACCTGAAGCTGCCGATGCTGGAGTGAGTCTTTTGCGCGCTGCCGTGCGCGGACCCCTCACTTCGGCCCTCTCCCTCAAGGGGAGAGGGAGCGTCGTGTTCCCCTCTCCCCGGCGAGGGAGAGGGATGTCGAGGCTTGGGCGCGTCAGCGTCCTAGCCGGAGCTGGGTGAGGGGGCGGCGCGCCAACCGCTAAAGTCTCGTGTAGAGACCCAAGCCTCGTTTCTTGATCTGCCCGGCAATGACGACGCGCTGGATTTCCGACGTACCTTCGACGATGCGTTCCAGGCGGACGCTGCGGTAGAGGCGCTCGGTCGGGTACTCCACGAGATAGCCGCGCCCGCCCATGATCTGCAGCGCTTCGTCGCAGACCCGGCCCGCCATTTCCGTACACACCAGCTTGACGGCCGAGGCGCGGGCGTGGGCGAGCTTGCGTTCGATGCCCGAATCGATCTCGGCGGCGCAGCGGTAGAGCAGGGTCTTCGCCGTCATGATGTCGACCGCCATGTCGGCGATCTTGAAGGCGATCGCCTGGAAGTCACCGACCTTCTGGCCGAACGCCTCTCGCTCGCGGGCGTAGGCCTCGGCAGTCTCGGCGGCGCGGATGGCGGAACCGACACAGCGCGCGGCGATGAACATGCGCTGCTCGATGAACCAGTCTTTAGTCAGCTCGAAACCCTGCCCGATCTCGCCCAGGATCTGGCCTGCGTCGATCCTCATGTCTTCAAGGAGGATCTGCGGCGTGCGCCCTGAACGGTTCAGCATGTGTTTGGAAAGGTGCTTGACCGACATGCCGGGTGTGCCCTTGTCGACGATGAAGAGTGTCGCCTTTTCCGGGTCGCCGTCGACGTTGCTGTGCAGCAGCGAATAGTCCGCATAGTTGGCGTGGCTGGCGAACCACTTCTCGCCGTTGATGACGTAGTGGTTGCCGTCCTGGACGGCGGTCGACGTGATAGCGCGCGCGTCGGAGCCCGCGTCCTTTTCCGATACCATGAAGGCGACGGACTTTTCGCCGTTGATGGTGGGCTTGAGGTACTTCTCCTTCTGCTCCGGCGTCGCGAATTTCAGGGAGTAGGGCGGCACGATCGAGTGGATCAACGCCAATCCGCCGGTCGCCTTGCCGAGTTCCTCGTAGATCAGGCATTGCTGGACGACGTTGTAACCACGCCCGCCGTCCTCGACGCTGTGGTTCATGCCCGAAAGCCCGAAGTCGACCGAGGCCTTGAGAATCATCTGCATGGTGTCAGGCGGCACACCGGCGTCGTCCTCGGCCAATTCCTCGTAGGGAAATAGCCAGGTCTCGGCGAAGTCCTTGGCCTTGGCCTGAAGCGCGCGGTCGGCCGCGCTTAAGGTGATATCCATCGTGGCGCTCCTTGGTTCAGCGATAGGGCAGGCTGGTACCGATGCCGAGCTTAGCGGCCTTGTCGACCATGGCCTGGCCCAGCGCGATATCGGACAGACTTAAGCCCCGGTGCCAGAACAGAATCGTCTCGTCATCGCTCTCGCGGCCCGGCCGGTCGCCGGCGACGATCTGACACATTTCGGCGTGCAGGTTCTCCTGCGTCACCTTGCCTTCGTCGACATGGCGGCGCAGCGACCCGTATGGCCGCCCCGGCTGGCACTGCACCCAATCGTCGACGACGACTTTGTCCATGATGTCGGTCAGCGAGAACTCGACCGCGCTCATGGTGCCATAGGGCACGACAAAGCCGCCCCTGGGCACCCAGTCGGTCTTGAAGTGCGGGTGGGGTTCGGGCAGGCGCGAGGCCTCGACCTGGATGTCGGCGCCTTTCAGGCAGCTCTCCCAATCGTCGGTGACAATGACGGTCTTGCCGAGGTCGCGTGACAGCCGTTCGCCAAACGCATCGCGGCTTTCGGGCCGGCGCGAATGAACGCGGATCTCATCGAAGTCGAACAGGTGATCCAAAAGGCGCACGTTCCAATAGGACGAACCACGCGCGCCGATGTTGCCGAGCCGCTTGCTCGATTTGCGTGCCAGGTACTTGGCGCCCAGCGCGGTCATGGCGCCCGTGCGCATGTCGGTGATGGCGGTCGCGTCCAGCAGTGCCTTGGGCATGCCGGTCTCGGGGCTGAACAGATTCAGCAGTGCCATCTCAGAGGGCAGGCCGCGCTTATAGTTGTTGACGAAATCGCCAACGATCTTGACGCCGGCCACGTCCAACGGTTGGACATAGCCTCGCAGAACATTGAAGTGGCCCTTGTCGGAGCTTTCGGGCACCAGGTGAACGCGCGGCTCCAGAACGGTCTGGTCGCGCCCCTGGGCGAGCAGCCCCGATTCGACGGCGTCCAGAATCTCGTCGTCGGTCATGGCGAGCCGCTCGATGTCCGGTCCGTTCAGATAGGTCATCGCGATCTCGGTCATGGCGCTGGTTTCCTCCCCGCTGGCCCCGACTCTATAGCCGGTTGATCGTGTGCTTGCATCAGGCCCGCCGAACGGCGAAGTTTCGCCATGCCCAAAGACACATCGTACCGCCGCCCGGTCGGGTTTTCGCCGGGCTCCGACCGGCCCTGATATGACGATCGACAGCCTGCCTCTTCTCGCGGTCGAGAATGTCGTCCGTCCCGGCCTTTCGCCCGTCAGCCTCGCGCTTGCCGCCGGCTCGTGTGCCGTGGTGATGGGGCCGTCCGGCGCGGGAAAGTCGATTCTGCTGCGCGCCATCGCTGATCTCGACCCCCATGAGGGCGTGGTCTCGCTGAACGGTGTCGCCTGTTCGGCCATGTCCGGCCCGGCCTGGCGCTCCAAGGTCAGCTATGTCGCGGCGGAGCCCGGCTGGTGGGCGGAGTCGCCGGTTGAACACATGGCGTCGCCGCAACGCGGCCGCGACCTGCTCGACCCACTGGGCCTGACCGAGGCCGTGTTCGAGGGCCAGATCGCGCGTCTGTCGACTGGCCAGCGCCAGCGCCTGGCGCTTATCCGCGCCCTGATCCAAGAGCCCGACGTGCTGTTGCTCGACGAGCCGACGGGCCCGCTGGATGGGGACAGTCGTGACCGGGTCGCCGATCTTCTGGAATCCAGGCGCGCCGACGGCATGGGTTTGCTGATCACCACCCACGACCGCGCCTTCGCCGAGCGCATGGGCGATCAACTCTACCACATGGAAGCGGGCGTCATGGAGGCGGTACACCAATGAGCTACATCCAGCTTACGTATTGGGATATTGCCCTGGCGGCCCTGCTTCTGGTCGTCAACGGGACGCTGTCGATCCTCTTGTCGCTGGGCGTCGCACGCCGGATCTTCATCGCCGCCGTGCGCATGACTGTCCAGCTTCTTCTGGTCGGCCTGGTGCTGTCGTTCCTTTTCGAACTGGCGTCGCCGATCTGGACCGGGTTGATGGCGCTCGTCATGGTCGCCGTCGCCGGGTACGAGGCGATGGCGCGCCAAAAGAACCGCTTCAAAGGCTGGTGGTCCTACGGCTTGGGCGTGTCGACGCTTCTGGTCGCGACGTTCAGTGTCACCATCCTTGCACTCGGGACCCAGATCAGACCCGACCCGTGGTTTGACCCGCGTTACGCCATCCCATTGCTCGGCATGATCCTGGGTAACGCGCTGACCGGCGTCAGCTTGGGACTGGACACGCTGACCACGGCGGTTGTCCGCGAACGGCCATCGATCGAGGCGCGCATCTCGCTCGGCCAGCCGCGTTTCGAAGCCATGGGCAATGTCATGCGCGACGCG
Coding sequences within it:
- a CDS encoding acyl-CoA dehydrogenase family protein; the encoded protein is MDITLSAADRALQAKAKDFAETWLFPYEELAEDDAGVPPDTMQMILKASVDFGLSGMNHSVEDGGRGYNVVQQCLIYEELGKATGGLALIHSIVPPYSLKFATPEQKEKYLKPTINGEKSVAFMVSEKDAGSDARAITSTAVQDGNHYVINGEKWFASHANYADYSLLHSNVDGDPEKATLFIVDKGTPGMSVKHLSKHMLNRSGRTPQILLEDMRIDAGQILGEIGQGFELTKDWFIEQRMFIAARCVGSAIRAAETAEAYAREREAFGQKVGDFQAIAFKIADMAVDIMTAKTLLYRCAAEIDSGIERKLAHARASAVKLVCTEMAGRVCDEALQIMGGRGYLVEYPTERLYRSVRLERIVEGTSEIQRVVIAGQIKKRGLGLYTRL
- a CDS encoding ornithine cyclodeaminase family protein codes for the protein MTEIAMTYLNGPDIERLAMTDDEILDAVESGLLAQGRDQTVLEPRVHLVPESSDKGHFNVLRGYVQPLDVAGVKIVGDFVNNYKRGLPSEMALLNLFSPETGMPKALLDATAITDMRTGAMTALGAKYLARKSSKRLGNIGARGSSYWNVRLLDHLFDFDEIRVHSRRPESRDAFGERLSRDLGKTVIVTDDWESCLKGADIQVEASRLPEPHPHFKTDWVPRGGFVVPYGTMSAVEFSLTDIMDKVVVDDWVQCQPGRPYGSLRRHVDEGKVTQENLHAEMCQIVAGDRPGRESDDETILFWHRGLSLSDIALGQAMVDKAAKLGIGTSLPYR
- the hutU gene encoding urocanate hydratase, with the protein product MTASQNRRDNTRTIAAPRGPDISAKSWLTEAPLRMLMNNLDAEVAEKPEELVVYGGIGRAARNWACFDRIVATLRELDEDETLLVQSGKPVGVFRTHKDAPRVLIANSNMVAHWSDWDHFHELDRAGLMMYGQMTAGSWIYIGSQGIVQGTYETFVEVGRQHYAGDLSGRWILTGGLGGMGGAQPLAATMAGASMLAVECQPSRIEMRLKTGYLDKSTDNLDDALAMIEEATSKKQAVSIGLLGNAAEIFPELVKRGAHPDVVTDQTSAHDPLNGYLPAGWSLAEWDERRESDPDGTVKAAKESMAVQVQAMLDFWNAGVPTLDYGNNIRQMAQEMGVEHAFDFPGFVPAYIRPLFCRGVGPFRWAALSGDPEDIYATDAKVKELIPDDKHLHTWLDMARERIHFQGLPSRICWVGLGQRDKLGLAFNEMVRTGELKAPIVIGRDHLDSGSVASPNRETESMKDGSDAIADWPLLNALLNTASGATWVSIHHGGGVGIGFSQHAGMVICCDGSEDADRRIARVLWNDPASGVMRHADAGYEIAIECAAEHHLKLPMLE
- the fetB gene encoding iron export ABC transporter permease subunit FetB, whose product is MSYIQLTYWDIALAALLLVVNGTLSILLSLGVARRIFIAAVRMTVQLLLVGLVLSFLFELASPIWTGLMALVMVAVAGYEAMARQKNRFKGWWSYGLGVSTLLVATFSVTILALGTQIRPDPWFDPRYAIPLLGMILGNALTGVSLGLDTLTTAVVRERPSIEARISLGQPRFEAMGNVMRDALRAGFMPIINSMSATGIVSLPGMMTGQILAGVPPAQAVKYQLLVLFLIGGATGFGVVLSVLGGVRRLTDERHRLRLDRLLVRSS
- a CDS encoding ABC transporter ATP-binding protein yields the protein MTIDSLPLLAVENVVRPGLSPVSLALAAGSCAVVMGPSGAGKSILLRAIADLDPHEGVVSLNGVACSAMSGPAWRSKVSYVAAEPGWWAESPVEHMASPQRGRDLLDPLGLTEAVFEGQIARLSTGQRQRLALIRALIQEPDVLLLDEPTGPLDGDSRDRVADLLESRRADGMGLLITTHDRAFAERMGDQLYHMEAGVMEAVHQ